The region CATATGACCGTTACGTGGCTATCTGCCAGCCACTTAGGTACCCAGAGCTCATGAGTGGGCAGACGTGTATGCTAATGGCAGTGCTGAGCTGGGGGACAGGTTTTGCCAACTCACTGCTGCACTCCATTGTCACTTGGAGACTCCCCTTCTGTGGCCACAATGTCATTAACCACTTCTTCTGTGAGATCTTGGCAGTGCTGCAACTGGCTTGTGGGGACATCTCTTTCAATGCTCTGCTTTTAATGGTGGCCACAATGGTCCTGTCAATGACCCCGTTCCTGCTCATCTGTCTGTCCTACATCTTCATCCTTGCTGCCATCCTCAGGGTGCCCTCTGCTGCAGGCCGGCACaaagccttctccacctgctctgcccacctcacAGTGGTAGTGATTTTCTATGGGACTATCTCCTTCATGTACTTCAAGCCCAAGGCCAAGGACCCTGTCTTGGATAAGATCATTGCATTGTTCTATGGGGCCGTGACCCCCTCACTCAACCCCATCATCTACAGCCTGAGAAATGCAGAGGTAAAAGCTGCTACCATAGCTCTGCTCAGGGGAGATCTGCTCTCCAGGAAAATGTCCTGCTTTTCCTGTTGCTCTCCCGCTGCATCTGGCAGGATAGGCTAGTCAGAGAACTGTGGTAATAACTTCAAACTTTCAGTGGCTTAGAACcacaaagggccctggctggtgaggctcagtggttgaatgctggcctgcgaatcaaggggtcgctggttcaattcccaatctagggcataTGCCTCAGTTgtacgccaggtccccagtgggcggGGCGGTACTATGAGAGACAAccaccattgatgtttctctccctctctgtctccttcccttcctctctctaaactataaatacataaagtctttattaaaaaacccacaaaggtTTACTTCTCACTCCTGTTACAGGTCCATTAGACATTGGCCCAGGGTCTGCTCCCCTCCAGGACTCAGGGTAATAGAGCAGATGCTGGAGCCCTGCTGGTCACCATgacaaaaggaagagaggaaatgacAAGGCCTGCGCTGACTCTCCAAGCTTCCACTAAGGAGTGGCACGTTACTTCCACTTACATTGTATTGGCCCATACAAGAATAGGGCCACAGGATCatcaggggcgggggtggggggcgcagcTACCCAGTGTCTGGAAGGAGAGGGAGCGCTGGGAAAGCTGTGCATATAACCTAATGATTGTCACACCATCCTACAGAGAGTTGCCTTCCTTTTCTCTGCCCATCCATCCTTCACTGGCTGATGCCAGGTCAATCATCCTGGGAAAGCTCTCATTAGCTCACTAGTGGTGGCTTTGCCTTGGGTCAAACTAGGTGGAACTGTGCCTTTCAGAAAGTCCTTCCCTATATGGCTCTGGGTTAGAGCGGGCCCCAAGGAAAATTTGCATGAGATTCTGAAGGCAAAActgaagcagcagcagaggctgCAGGAGCACTTACATGCTGTCGCTCCCCCAGGCTCAACTTACTGTCTTACTGTTAGTGCAGCCCCTCCCAGTCCCACCAGCTCACCTCCTTCAACTGTTCTGAGTCTTGTGCGCCAAGTGCAGCTCCACGGCAAAGAGTGGCAGCTTCTCAGGCAGGTGGCCCAGTGTCACTGAGACTGAAGGCAGTGAGAGCCACACACATGTTCCAGTTTGCCCTCCTGGGCACTAGTGTGTCCTCACCCCCACTTCATGCCCACCAGCCCAGGTACCCACAGCGACTTCAGGCCCAACACTAGATGCAGTGCTAACAGCTTTGCATAAACTTCTCTAACTGCTCTCACAATTGCATAAGTCCTtttgatgggggactcaaatgttggaaaaaatttagtttcaggtaatagctaaaaGCTCAGTCATCAATGAATGTAAAAAGCTGTTacttcaggaactgaaggtgtgacccaccctgactccaggagtcCACAGGCAGTCCCAcccctgtgccccaggaggactgccaCAATCCAGATGGTCTCTGAGCCACATAGATGCAGgccactgcccagggcacagatgaaagaatgctgcagcttttctCTGAT is a window of Desmodus rotundus isolate HL8 chromosome 1, HLdesRot8A.1, whole genome shotgun sequence DNA encoding:
- the LOC112304620 gene encoding olfactory receptor 13C7, which produces MGGANQTAVTEFVLLGLHSHHNLEMVLFVLCLGIYSMNMLGNSLLIGLNVLDPRLHSPMYFFLSNLSLVDICGTSSFVPFMLVNFLKAQRIISFPGCALQMYLTLALGSTECLLLVVMAYDRYVAICQPLRYPELMSGQTCMLMAVLSWGTGFANSLLHSIVTWRLPFCGHNVINHFFCEILAVLQLACGDISFNALLLMVATMVLSMTPFLLICLSYIFILAAILRVPSAAGRHKAFSTCSAHLTVVVIFYGTISFMYFKPKAKDPVLDKIIALFYGAVTPSLNPIIYSLRNAEVKAATIALLRGDLLSRKMSCFSCCSPAASGRIG